One region of Armigeres subalbatus isolate Guangzhou_Male chromosome 3, GZ_Asu_2, whole genome shotgun sequence genomic DNA includes:
- the LOC134219483 gene encoding LIM domain kinase 1 isoform X2 — protein MDKNGQKGKSDLSCAGCYNAIEKDEYIGALGQRWHADCFRCSVCDSHLSSWYFEKEGLLFCRDDYWTKYGECCQQCGQIISGPVMVAGDHKFHPECFCCDSCKVFIGDREAYALVERSKLFCGQCYKKRTNNTTKVERQILDSAVTHETDGSSKKTPHSIRLVEIPWSNARKDGIRLSADDHLFGIPSHSAVGCKGVRISEIDLTSDLMSLHIGDKILEVNGTPVRDAPLENVEKLIQNSGKVLQLTVEHDPEVADRCRLDENGADKHEHYVPPMDSNCNSAGLTVAGSEVLKERSPSPNKYDKERIFKKKDEGYISGTSRKLQKRLKDVNCNNASNSLKEKERSSSMSKLLDEYQQHHHTGDFYDLSRTKSFRVEQKAARIFRASDLVQGELLGKGFFGQVFKVTHRVTQEVMVLKELYRVDEEAQNNFLKEVAVLRSLSHNNVLRFIGVLYKDKKLHLVTEFIPGGSLKELIHDSGLPLPWELRISFARDISCGMSYLHSMNIIHRDLNSLNCLVREDKTVIVADFGLARIIKQPFSTAFEKCSPSNGTGTIGRRGRPRRQRYTVVGNPYWMAPEMMRGNKYDEKVDIFSFGIMLCEIIGRVQADPDFLPRTSDFGLNQAVFKDKFCEQCPESFYKIAFLCCDLNPDKRPPFDILEVWFESMARNALLGKPLPMNVVTDINHFKGLRSNDSSMCTTPDGLSTPPASGVKPSLSRKRINEGMMIEEKENCEKTIKSDDRGAGGVDMVDCAKAPKGAAETKDNAENNNNNISNSDSTSSSVNVSTFIVGETEIPRSPHLSKDFSPNGDRIRDSIRARRRQRMILNRENQRKSLDSSNLGLKLSSMDLVVNADSSVSEPTSLIQIDPNALKQPPSTEDVLNSVKDTLEKNPQLARRYDESPKTKRYGEKGFIIQMNNGNLTLNNVKDLEGCSDFDSSCDTSLNYIDLNGSCANGNSLLNIESEDVGKVRDPKDIWSVPMVKVSSEVVNQNSPVLPESSKASHRTALDDLRTQLSMCRKDTLEKQSEKENVKVEVVAETKDTKSSNRVFSKINPLATILGGRNSSPDKARSKSPLKTNKYTSKLFRVSDTPIFERRNNSSPVPPPMKRSDSGDQIKPPKSVTQEKPMFASKQKVSPTSDLKPQSSFVESAPTSTGNSYAISKLKASRNIFSDKNLPQVFVYKAKKTPTTTAFVPTSYAICTSSTSTITSSKTKSPAVTVEKPPTNRKPPIAGGATSTSSCIVSLNKNRTFRPTESGSPRYSRHQHLEKPVEKYVALSSPSRSGSGSNSRTESPSPTSGTSGSQSRSRMANNRMGILSPESIRKLNARLLETRKLSNESETTGASSSSMRGRSTGHSEKSMGVHKGDAQKEKKSHSIVKTKRGEIKAAAI, from the exons TGGCCAATGCTACAAAAAACGGACGAATAATACCACAAAGGTGGAGCGTCAAATCCTGGACAGTGCCGTTACACATGAAACCGACGGTTCGTCAAAGAAAACTCCACACTCCATTCGCCTCGTAGAAATTCCCTGGTCCAATGCTAGGAAGGACGGCATACGACTGTCCGCTGACGATCATCTTTTCGGCATTCCGTCGCATTCCGCCGTGGGATGCAAAGGAGTTCGAATATCAGA AATCGACCTAACATCAGACTTGATGTCACTTCACATCGGAGACAAAATTCTGGAAGTAAACGGGACACCGGTTCGGGATGCCCCTTTGGAAAACGTCGAAAAATTGATCCAGAACTCTGGCAAGGTGCTTCAGCTGACGGTGGAACACGATCCGGAAGTTGCCGATCGGTGTCGTTTGGATGAGAATGGTGCCGACAAGCATGAACATTACGTCCCTCCGATGGACAGTAACTGCAACAGTGCTGGTCTCACCGTAGCTGGATCCGAAGTGCTCAAGGAACGCTCACCCTCGCCAAATAAGTACGACAAGGAACGAATTTTcaagaagaaggacgaaggttATATAAGTGGAACTTCACGGAAGCTACAAAAACGATTGAAGGACGTGAACTGCAATAATG CGTCGAACAGCCTCAAGGAGAAGGAGAGAAGTTCCAGTATGTCCAAGCTGTTGGACGAGTACCAACAGCATCATCACACTGGGGATTTTTACGATCTGTCCCGTACGAAATCGTTTCGAGTTGAGCAGAAGGCTGCTCGCATCTTTCGTGCATCTGACCTGGTGCAGGGTGAACTGCTGGGCAAAGGCTTCTTCGGTCAAGTTTTCAAGGTTACTCATCGGGTGACACAGGAAGTGATGGTATTGAAAGAACTCTACCGAGTAGATGAGGAAGCGCAGAACAATTTTCTGAAAGAAGTAGCCGTGCTTCGATCTCTATCGCACAACAATGTGTTGCGCTTTATCGGAGTGTTGTACAAAGATAAGAAGCTACACTTAGTGACGGAATTCATTCCGGGTGGTTCTTTGAAAGAACTGATTCATGACTCTGGGTTGCCCCTGCCGTGGGAGCTTCGAATCAGTTTCGCGCGCGATATCTCATGCGGTATGAGTTACCTACATTCCATGAACATTATACATCGGGACCTGAACTCGCTCAATTGCCTCGTTCGGGAAGACAAAACAGTGATAGTGGCCGATTTTGGTTTGGCGCGAATTATAAAGCAACCGTTTAGTACTGCTTTCGAAAAATGTTCTCCCTCAAATGGGACGGGAACTATTGGTCGTCGTGGCCGGCCTCGGCGGCAGCGATACACTGTGGTAGGAAACCCTTACTGGATGGCACCGGAAATGATGCGTGGGAACAAATACGACGAAAAGGTGGATATTTTCTCGTTTGGCATCATGCTTTGCGAGATCATTGGACGAGTGCAAGCGGACCCGGATTTCTTACCGAGGACTTCGGATTTCGGACTGAATCAGGCGGTTTTCAAGGACAAGTTCTGCGAGCAATGCCCAGAATCGTTCTATAAAATTGCTTTCTTATGCTGTGATTTAAACCCTGATAAAAG GCCTCCATTCGATATTCTGGAAGTGTGGTTCGAGAGCATGGCTCGAAATGCTCTTTTGGGCAAACCTCTTCCCATGAATGTCGTTACAGATATTAATCACTTCAAGGGCCTGAGGAGCAATGATTCCAGCATGTGTACAACTCCGGACGGACTATCAACGCCTCCTGCCTCGGGTGTTAAACCGTCGCTAAGTCGCAAGAGGATAAACGAAGGTATGATGATAGAGGAGaaagaaaattgtgaaaagaCGATAAAATCCGATGATCGTGGCGCGGGCGGTGTTGATATGGTAGACTGTGCGAAGGCTCCCAAGGGAGCAGCGGAAACGAAAGACAACGCGgaaaacaataacaataacaTTTCCAATAGCGATAGCACTAGCAGTAGCGTAAATGTAAGCACTTTTATTGTGGGGGAAACAGAAATACCAAGGTCGCCTCATTTGAGCAAGGATTTTTCCCCAAATGGTGACCGTATTCGGGATAGTATAAGGGCTCGACGTAGGCAGCGGATGATACTTAATAGAGAGAACCAGCGAAAATCGTTGGACTCGAGTAACCTTGGTCTGAAGTTGAGTAGCATGGATTTAGTAGTTAATGCGGACTCGAGCGTTTCGGAGCCAACCAGTCTGATACAAATTGATCCGAACGCTTTAAAACAACCTCCGTCGACGGAGGACGTTCTGAATTCGGTTAAGGATACCTTGGAGAAGAACCCTCAACTGGCCAGAAGGTACGATGAGTCACCAAAAACAAAACGTTACGGGGAGAAAGGTTTCATAATTCAAATGAATAATGGCAATTTAACTTTGAATAACGTAAAAGACTTAGAAGGTTGCTCAGATTTTGACTCAAGTTGTGACACAAGTTTGAATTATATTGATTTGAATGGAAGTTGTGCAAATGGTAATTCGTTACTTAATATTGAGAGTGAAGACGTTGGTAAGGTGAGGGATCCGAAAGATATTTGGTCAGTACCGATGGTGAAGGTTTCGTCTGAAGTTGTGAACCAAAATTCGCCAGTACTGCCAGAATCGTCGAAAGCATCACACAGAACTGCTTTAGATGATCTTAGAACTCAGTTGAGCATGTGTAGAAAAGATACTTTAGAAAAGCAGTCAGAAAAAGAAAACGTTAAAGTAGAGGTAGTCGCTGAAACTAAAGATACAAAAAGCAGCAATAGGGTTTTCAGCAAAATAAACCCCCTCGCAACAATTCTAGGAGGTAGGAACAGTTCACCTGATAAGGCAAGGTCTAAAAGTCCACTGAAAACCAATAAATATACATCGAAACTTTTCCGGGTTAGTGATACGCCAATATTTGAGCGACGTAATAATAGTTCTCCAGTTCCTCCGCCAATGAAACGCAGCGACTCAGGTGATCAAATAAAGCCACCAAAATCGGTAACTCAAGAAAAGCCAATGTTCGCTTCTAAGCAGAAAGTTTCTCCTACTTCTGATCTGAAACCGCAGTCTAGTTTTGTCGAAAGTGCTCCGACCTCGACCGGTAACAGCTATGCCATCAGTAAGCTCAAAGCCTCAAGAAATATATTTTCGGACAAAAATCTTCCCCAAGTGTTTGTCTACAAAGCCAAAAAGACACCAACTACAACGGCCTTCGTGCCGACCTCGTATGCCATATGTACAAGTAGCACTAGTACTATTACTAGCAGTAAGACTAAATCGCCAGCAGTAACAGTAGAAAAGCCGCCCACAAATAGAAAGCCGCCGATTGCAGGTGGCGCCACTAGCACTAGTAGTTGTATAGTTAGTTTAAATAAGAATCGCACTTTTCGACCGACGGAAAGTGGCTCGCCGAGATACTCGAGGCACCAGCACTTGGAAAAGCCGGTCGAAAAATATGTGGCCTTATCGTCGCCGTCTCGTAGCGGCAGTGGTAGCAATTCTCGAACCGAGTCCCCCTCGCCAACCAGTGGCACCAGTGGCTCTCAAAGTCGGTCACGGATGGCCAACAACCGCATGGGCATACTCTCGCCGGAGAGTATCCGAAAGTTGAACGCCAGACTGTTGGAAACTCGCAAATTGTCGAACGAAAGTGAGACCACCGGGGCCAGCAGTTCTTCGATGAGAGGTAGATCGACGGGACATAGCGAGAAATCGATGGGTGTGCACAAAGGGGACGCCCAGAAGGAGAAAAAGAGCCACTCAATTGTGAAAACCAAACGAGGGGAGATTAAGGCGGCAGCAATTTGA
- the LOC134219483 gene encoding LIM domain kinase 1 isoform X1, with protein MDKNGQKGKSDLSCAGCYNAIEKDEYIGALGQRWHADCFRCSVCDSHLSSWYFEKEGLLFCRDDYWTKYGECCQQCGQIISGPVMVAGDHKFHPECFCCDSCKVFIGDREAYALVERSKLFCGQCYKKRTNNTTKVERQILDSAVTHETDGSSKKTPHSIRLVEIPWSNARKDGIRLSADDHLFGIPSHSAVGCKGVRISEVFCTFYGQLGKYIFSCVSTALDACCGVLHCRIDLTSDLMSLHIGDKILEVNGTPVRDAPLENVEKLIQNSGKVLQLTVEHDPEVADRCRLDENGADKHEHYVPPMDSNCNSAGLTVAGSEVLKERSPSPNKYDKERIFKKKDEGYISGTSRKLQKRLKDVNCNNASNSLKEKERSSSMSKLLDEYQQHHHTGDFYDLSRTKSFRVEQKAARIFRASDLVQGELLGKGFFGQVFKVTHRVTQEVMVLKELYRVDEEAQNNFLKEVAVLRSLSHNNVLRFIGVLYKDKKLHLVTEFIPGGSLKELIHDSGLPLPWELRISFARDISCGMSYLHSMNIIHRDLNSLNCLVREDKTVIVADFGLARIIKQPFSTAFEKCSPSNGTGTIGRRGRPRRQRYTVVGNPYWMAPEMMRGNKYDEKVDIFSFGIMLCEIIGRVQADPDFLPRTSDFGLNQAVFKDKFCEQCPESFYKIAFLCCDLNPDKRPPFDILEVWFESMARNALLGKPLPMNVVTDINHFKGLRSNDSSMCTTPDGLSTPPASGVKPSLSRKRINEGMMIEEKENCEKTIKSDDRGAGGVDMVDCAKAPKGAAETKDNAENNNNNISNSDSTSSSVNVSTFIVGETEIPRSPHLSKDFSPNGDRIRDSIRARRRQRMILNRENQRKSLDSSNLGLKLSSMDLVVNADSSVSEPTSLIQIDPNALKQPPSTEDVLNSVKDTLEKNPQLARRYDESPKTKRYGEKGFIIQMNNGNLTLNNVKDLEGCSDFDSSCDTSLNYIDLNGSCANGNSLLNIESEDVGKVRDPKDIWSVPMVKVSSEVVNQNSPVLPESSKASHRTALDDLRTQLSMCRKDTLEKQSEKENVKVEVVAETKDTKSSNRVFSKINPLATILGGRNSSPDKARSKSPLKTNKYTSKLFRVSDTPIFERRNNSSPVPPPMKRSDSGDQIKPPKSVTQEKPMFASKQKVSPTSDLKPQSSFVESAPTSTGNSYAISKLKASRNIFSDKNLPQVFVYKAKKTPTTTAFVPTSYAICTSSTSTITSSKTKSPAVTVEKPPTNRKPPIAGGATSTSSCIVSLNKNRTFRPTESGSPRYSRHQHLEKPVEKYVALSSPSRSGSGSNSRTESPSPTSGTSGSQSRSRMANNRMGILSPESIRKLNARLLETRKLSNESETTGASSSSMRGRSTGHSEKSMGVHKGDAQKEKKSHSIVKTKRGEIKAAAI; from the exons TGGCCAATGCTACAAAAAACGGACGAATAATACCACAAAGGTGGAGCGTCAAATCCTGGACAGTGCCGTTACACATGAAACCGACGGTTCGTCAAAGAAAACTCCACACTCCATTCGCCTCGTAGAAATTCCCTGGTCCAATGCTAGGAAGGACGGCATACGACTGTCCGCTGACGATCATCTTTTCGGCATTCCGTCGCATTCCGCCGTGGGATGCAAAGGAGTTCGAATATCAGA GGTGTTCTGCACTTTCTATGGGCAGCTTGGAAAATACATTTTCTCATGTGTATCAACTGCCCTAGACGCTTGTTGCGGGGTGCTACATTGTag AATCGACCTAACATCAGACTTGATGTCACTTCACATCGGAGACAAAATTCTGGAAGTAAACGGGACACCGGTTCGGGATGCCCCTTTGGAAAACGTCGAAAAATTGATCCAGAACTCTGGCAAGGTGCTTCAGCTGACGGTGGAACACGATCCGGAAGTTGCCGATCGGTGTCGTTTGGATGAGAATGGTGCCGACAAGCATGAACATTACGTCCCTCCGATGGACAGTAACTGCAACAGTGCTGGTCTCACCGTAGCTGGATCCGAAGTGCTCAAGGAACGCTCACCCTCGCCAAATAAGTACGACAAGGAACGAATTTTcaagaagaaggacgaaggttATATAAGTGGAACTTCACGGAAGCTACAAAAACGATTGAAGGACGTGAACTGCAATAATG CGTCGAACAGCCTCAAGGAGAAGGAGAGAAGTTCCAGTATGTCCAAGCTGTTGGACGAGTACCAACAGCATCATCACACTGGGGATTTTTACGATCTGTCCCGTACGAAATCGTTTCGAGTTGAGCAGAAGGCTGCTCGCATCTTTCGTGCATCTGACCTGGTGCAGGGTGAACTGCTGGGCAAAGGCTTCTTCGGTCAAGTTTTCAAGGTTACTCATCGGGTGACACAGGAAGTGATGGTATTGAAAGAACTCTACCGAGTAGATGAGGAAGCGCAGAACAATTTTCTGAAAGAAGTAGCCGTGCTTCGATCTCTATCGCACAACAATGTGTTGCGCTTTATCGGAGTGTTGTACAAAGATAAGAAGCTACACTTAGTGACGGAATTCATTCCGGGTGGTTCTTTGAAAGAACTGATTCATGACTCTGGGTTGCCCCTGCCGTGGGAGCTTCGAATCAGTTTCGCGCGCGATATCTCATGCGGTATGAGTTACCTACATTCCATGAACATTATACATCGGGACCTGAACTCGCTCAATTGCCTCGTTCGGGAAGACAAAACAGTGATAGTGGCCGATTTTGGTTTGGCGCGAATTATAAAGCAACCGTTTAGTACTGCTTTCGAAAAATGTTCTCCCTCAAATGGGACGGGAACTATTGGTCGTCGTGGCCGGCCTCGGCGGCAGCGATACACTGTGGTAGGAAACCCTTACTGGATGGCACCGGAAATGATGCGTGGGAACAAATACGACGAAAAGGTGGATATTTTCTCGTTTGGCATCATGCTTTGCGAGATCATTGGACGAGTGCAAGCGGACCCGGATTTCTTACCGAGGACTTCGGATTTCGGACTGAATCAGGCGGTTTTCAAGGACAAGTTCTGCGAGCAATGCCCAGAATCGTTCTATAAAATTGCTTTCTTATGCTGTGATTTAAACCCTGATAAAAG GCCTCCATTCGATATTCTGGAAGTGTGGTTCGAGAGCATGGCTCGAAATGCTCTTTTGGGCAAACCTCTTCCCATGAATGTCGTTACAGATATTAATCACTTCAAGGGCCTGAGGAGCAATGATTCCAGCATGTGTACAACTCCGGACGGACTATCAACGCCTCCTGCCTCGGGTGTTAAACCGTCGCTAAGTCGCAAGAGGATAAACGAAGGTATGATGATAGAGGAGaaagaaaattgtgaaaagaCGATAAAATCCGATGATCGTGGCGCGGGCGGTGTTGATATGGTAGACTGTGCGAAGGCTCCCAAGGGAGCAGCGGAAACGAAAGACAACGCGgaaaacaataacaataacaTTTCCAATAGCGATAGCACTAGCAGTAGCGTAAATGTAAGCACTTTTATTGTGGGGGAAACAGAAATACCAAGGTCGCCTCATTTGAGCAAGGATTTTTCCCCAAATGGTGACCGTATTCGGGATAGTATAAGGGCTCGACGTAGGCAGCGGATGATACTTAATAGAGAGAACCAGCGAAAATCGTTGGACTCGAGTAACCTTGGTCTGAAGTTGAGTAGCATGGATTTAGTAGTTAATGCGGACTCGAGCGTTTCGGAGCCAACCAGTCTGATACAAATTGATCCGAACGCTTTAAAACAACCTCCGTCGACGGAGGACGTTCTGAATTCGGTTAAGGATACCTTGGAGAAGAACCCTCAACTGGCCAGAAGGTACGATGAGTCACCAAAAACAAAACGTTACGGGGAGAAAGGTTTCATAATTCAAATGAATAATGGCAATTTAACTTTGAATAACGTAAAAGACTTAGAAGGTTGCTCAGATTTTGACTCAAGTTGTGACACAAGTTTGAATTATATTGATTTGAATGGAAGTTGTGCAAATGGTAATTCGTTACTTAATATTGAGAGTGAAGACGTTGGTAAGGTGAGGGATCCGAAAGATATTTGGTCAGTACCGATGGTGAAGGTTTCGTCTGAAGTTGTGAACCAAAATTCGCCAGTACTGCCAGAATCGTCGAAAGCATCACACAGAACTGCTTTAGATGATCTTAGAACTCAGTTGAGCATGTGTAGAAAAGATACTTTAGAAAAGCAGTCAGAAAAAGAAAACGTTAAAGTAGAGGTAGTCGCTGAAACTAAAGATACAAAAAGCAGCAATAGGGTTTTCAGCAAAATAAACCCCCTCGCAACAATTCTAGGAGGTAGGAACAGTTCACCTGATAAGGCAAGGTCTAAAAGTCCACTGAAAACCAATAAATATACATCGAAACTTTTCCGGGTTAGTGATACGCCAATATTTGAGCGACGTAATAATAGTTCTCCAGTTCCTCCGCCAATGAAACGCAGCGACTCAGGTGATCAAATAAAGCCACCAAAATCGGTAACTCAAGAAAAGCCAATGTTCGCTTCTAAGCAGAAAGTTTCTCCTACTTCTGATCTGAAACCGCAGTCTAGTTTTGTCGAAAGTGCTCCGACCTCGACCGGTAACAGCTATGCCATCAGTAAGCTCAAAGCCTCAAGAAATATATTTTCGGACAAAAATCTTCCCCAAGTGTTTGTCTACAAAGCCAAAAAGACACCAACTACAACGGCCTTCGTGCCGACCTCGTATGCCATATGTACAAGTAGCACTAGTACTATTACTAGCAGTAAGACTAAATCGCCAGCAGTAACAGTAGAAAAGCCGCCCACAAATAGAAAGCCGCCGATTGCAGGTGGCGCCACTAGCACTAGTAGTTGTATAGTTAGTTTAAATAAGAATCGCACTTTTCGACCGACGGAAAGTGGCTCGCCGAGATACTCGAGGCACCAGCACTTGGAAAAGCCGGTCGAAAAATATGTGGCCTTATCGTCGCCGTCTCGTAGCGGCAGTGGTAGCAATTCTCGAACCGAGTCCCCCTCGCCAACCAGTGGCACCAGTGGCTCTCAAAGTCGGTCACGGATGGCCAACAACCGCATGGGCATACTCTCGCCGGAGAGTATCCGAAAGTTGAACGCCAGACTGTTGGAAACTCGCAAATTGTCGAACGAAAGTGAGACCACCGGGGCCAGCAGTTCTTCGATGAGAGGTAGATCGACGGGACATAGCGAGAAATCGATGGGTGTGCACAAAGGGGACGCCCAGAAGGAGAAAAAGAGCCACTCAATTGTGAAAACCAAACGAGGGGAGATTAAGGCGGCAGCAATTTGA